One part of the Methylobacterium terrae genome encodes these proteins:
- a CDS encoding maltotransferase domain-containing protein — MNVPRTSTKPAKRTREVTPLPATLAPLAAGPRIYNLFPLLVGRVSAWTAELPRIAELGFDWVYLNPFHQAGGSRSLYAVADVDRLDERLRDLDGTPDDEQIRRFCQAAAGHGLKIMTDLVVNHAANDGTLAHERPDLFVRDESGAPVSPHAVDPDDPSKITVWGDLAEFDYVEAGPRTALTELWNGYIARLQGLGVAGFRCDAAYKVPPDVWRSLIGAAKERDHAALFAAETLGCTFEEARATAEAGFDYLFNSFAWWDLKAPWALEQYERLRILAPSIAFPENHDMQRLAASLEGGPGAVAAELKSRYALAAFFSAGVLMPIGYEWGYAKALHVVETTPESREHHTGIDISGFVAAVNRLRADLPAANVEGAQWRLSAPDAAYVALIRIDTGHPGSAENAVIVLHNPTDKPVAVDPAPLIAGSGGEFGPFQDLTPEAAPLVFRADQSIGLEPRAVRILAARRIAAVRRPRRATPNGEGRVIIEAVSPEIDGGRSAIKRVVGDQVHVEADIFTDGHDVINAAVLSRLAGETEWRRDPMLFVDNDRWHGHFPLTRNARYEYTVEAWRDDFSSWLRGLEKKRKAGIAVHLETQEGVGLVRRAASLAEGSDAAALNALVAALEADEAGSAAQLHRLLEQTALIHRNSERANLSRYPVVLEVFADRLAARFSAWYEIFPRSQSGDPNRHGTFDDVIARLPEIRELGFDVLYFTPIHPIGRTNRKGKNNSLKAKEGDVGSVYAVGAEEGGHEAVHPDLGSLDDFRRLVAASHAHGMEVALDFAIQCSPDHPWIKQHPEWFDWRPDGTIKFAENPPKKYEDIVNVDFYREGAVPSLWVELRDIIVGWVELGVKIFRVDNPHTKPIPFWEWMIRDVNDRYPDVLFLAEAFTRPKMMKKLAKAGFQQSYTYFTWRNTKEELASYSTELAGEMGEYYRPNFFANTPDINPVFLQTSGRPGFVIRGTLAATLSSVYGIYNGFELCDAAPVPGKEEYLDSEKYELKAWDYYRPGNIRDHIIALNRIRRENPALWDFRNVVFTPAWNEQILAYLRMTPSGDNAVFCMVNLDPRNRQECTYEVPLWQLGLPDDGAVEVEDLIQGYKFELRGKTHRIALDPAERSVVIWRLRCPDRLAAPGGAWQQGSA, encoded by the coding sequence ATGAACGTACCCCGCACCAGCACCAAGCCGGCGAAGCGCACCCGCGAGGTGACGCCGCTCCCGGCCACCCTGGCGCCGCTGGCGGCCGGACCGCGGATCTACAACCTGTTTCCCCTCCTGGTCGGCCGGGTCTCGGCCTGGACCGCGGAACTCCCCCGCATCGCCGAGCTCGGCTTCGACTGGGTCTACCTGAACCCGTTCCACCAGGCCGGCGGCTCGCGCTCGCTCTACGCGGTGGCCGACGTGGACCGCCTCGACGAGCGCCTGCGCGACCTCGACGGCACCCCGGACGACGAGCAGATCCGCCGCTTCTGCCAGGCGGCGGCCGGGCACGGCCTGAAGATCATGACCGACCTCGTGGTGAACCACGCCGCCAACGACGGGACGTTGGCCCACGAGCGCCCGGACCTCTTCGTGCGCGACGAATCCGGCGCGCCGGTGAGCCCGCACGCCGTCGATCCGGACGATCCGTCGAAGATCACCGTCTGGGGCGACCTCGCCGAGTTCGACTACGTCGAGGCCGGCCCGCGCACGGCCCTCACCGAATTGTGGAACGGCTACATCGCCCGGCTCCAGGGGCTCGGCGTTGCCGGCTTCCGGTGCGACGCCGCCTACAAGGTGCCGCCGGACGTGTGGCGCAGCCTGATCGGGGCCGCCAAGGAGCGCGACCACGCCGCGCTCTTCGCCGCCGAGACCCTGGGCTGCACCTTCGAGGAGGCCCGCGCCACGGCCGAGGCCGGGTTCGACTACCTGTTCAACTCCTTCGCCTGGTGGGACCTGAAGGCGCCCTGGGCGCTCGAGCAGTACGAGCGCCTGCGCATCCTGGCGCCCTCAATCGCCTTCCCCGAGAACCACGACATGCAGCGCCTCGCCGCCTCGCTGGAGGGCGGGCCCGGGGCGGTGGCGGCGGAACTCAAGAGCCGCTACGCGCTCGCCGCCTTCTTCTCCGCCGGGGTGCTGATGCCGATCGGCTACGAGTGGGGCTACGCGAAGGCGCTCCACGTGGTGGAGACCACGCCGGAGAGCCGCGAGCACCACACCGGCATCGACATCTCGGGCTTCGTCGCGGCGGTGAACCGCCTGCGGGCCGACCTGCCGGCGGCCAATGTCGAGGGCGCGCAGTGGCGCCTCTCGGCCCCGGACGCCGCTTACGTCGCGCTGATCCGGATCGACACCGGCCATCCCGGCTCGGCCGAGAACGCCGTGATCGTGCTGCACAACCCGACGGACAAGCCGGTCGCCGTCGATCCCGCGCCGCTGATCGCCGGCTCCGGCGGCGAGTTCGGGCCGTTCCAGGATCTGACGCCGGAGGCCGCGCCCCTGGTGTTCCGGGCCGACCAATCGATCGGCCTGGAGCCCCGCGCAGTGCGCATCCTCGCCGCCCGCCGCATCGCCGCCGTGCGGCGCCCGCGCCGCGCCACCCCGAACGGCGAGGGGCGGGTGATCATCGAGGCGGTGAGCCCCGAGATCGACGGCGGCCGCTCGGCGATCAAGCGGGTCGTCGGCGACCAGGTCCACGTCGAGGCCGACATCTTCACCGACGGTCACGACGTCATCAACGCCGCGGTCCTCTCGCGGCTGGCCGGCGAGACCGAGTGGCGCCGCGACCCGATGCTGTTCGTCGACAACGACCGCTGGCACGGCCACTTCCCGCTCACCCGCAACGCCCGCTACGAGTACACGGTCGAGGCGTGGCGCGACGACTTCTCGTCCTGGTTGCGGGGCCTCGAGAAGAAGCGCAAGGCCGGGATCGCCGTGCATCTCGAGACGCAGGAGGGCGTCGGCCTCGTCCGGCGCGCGGCGTCCCTCGCCGAGGGCAGCGACGCCGCCGCGCTGAACGCCCTGGTGGCGGCCCTGGAAGCCGACGAGGCCGGATCGGCCGCGCAGCTCCACCGCCTTCTGGAGCAGACGGCGCTGATCCACCGCAACTCGGAGCGGGCGAACCTCTCGCGCTATCCCGTCGTGCTGGAGGTCTTCGCCGACCGGCTCGCCGCCCGGTTCTCGGCCTGGTACGAGATCTTCCCGCGCTCGCAGTCGGGCGATCCGAACCGTCACGGCACCTTCGACGACGTCATCGCCCGTCTGCCCGAGATCCGCGAACTCGGCTTCGACGTGCTCTACTTCACGCCGATCCACCCGATCGGCCGCACCAACCGGAAGGGCAAGAACAACTCGCTGAAGGCGAAGGAGGGCGATGTCGGCTCGGTCTACGCCGTCGGCGCGGAGGAGGGCGGCCACGAGGCGGTGCATCCCGACCTCGGATCCCTCGACGACTTCCGGCGCCTCGTCGCGGCGAGCCACGCCCACGGCATGGAGGTGGCGCTCGACTTCGCGATCCAGTGCTCGCCGGACCACCCGTGGATCAAGCAGCACCCGGAATGGTTCGACTGGCGGCCCGACGGCACGATCAAGTTCGCCGAGAACCCGCCGAAGAAGTACGAGGACATCGTCAACGTCGATTTCTACCGCGAGGGCGCGGTGCCGTCGCTCTGGGTCGAGCTGCGCGACATCATCGTCGGCTGGGTCGAGCTCGGGGTGAAGATCTTCCGGGTCGACAACCCTCACACCAAGCCGATCCCGTTCTGGGAATGGATGATCCGCGACGTCAACGACCGCTACCCGGACGTGCTGTTCCTCGCCGAGGCCTTCACCCGGCCGAAGATGATGAAGAAGCTCGCCAAGGCCGGCTTCCAGCAGAGCTACACCTACTTCACCTGGCGCAACACCAAGGAGGAGCTGGCCTCCTACTCGACGGAACTCGCTGGCGAGATGGGTGAGTATTACCGCCCGAACTTCTTCGCCAACACGCCGGACATCAACCCGGTCTTCCTCCAGACCAGTGGCCGGCCGGGCTTCGTCATCCGCGGGACGCTCGCCGCGACGCTGTCGAGCGTCTACGGCATCTATAACGGCTTCGAGCTGTGCGACGCCGCGCCGGTGCCGGGCAAGGAGGAGTACCTCGATTCCGAGAAGTACGAGCTGAAGGCCTGGGATTATTACCGGCCCGGCAACATCCGCGACCACATCATCGCGCTGAACCGCATCCGGCGCGAGAACCCGGCCCTCTGGGATTTCCGCAACGTCGTCTTCACGCCGGCCTGGAACGAGCAGATCCTCGCCTACCTGCGGATGACGCCGTCCGGCGACAACGCGGTGTTCTGCATGGTCAATCTCGACCCGAGGAACCGCCAGGAATGCACCTACGAGGTGCCGCTCTGGCAACTCGGGCTGCCCGACGACGGCGCGGTCGAGGTCGAGGACCTGATCCAGGGCTACAAGTTCGAGCTGCGCGGCAAGACCCACCGCATCGCCCTCGACCCGGCCGAGCGCTCCGTCGTGATCTGGCGGCTTCGCTGCCCCGACCGCCTTGCCGCGCCCGGCGGCGCATGGCAGCAGGGCTCCGCCTAG
- the treZ gene encoding malto-oligosyltrehalose trehalohydrolase yields MRRAHSMPFGAEIGPEGVRFALWAPTATSVALVLDGTEHDLPDGGEGWRRLTVPGVRAGTRYGYRIDGDLVVPDPASRFQPEDVSGLSEVIDPAAFAWTDRDWAGRPFEETVIYECHVGTATPEGTYAALAGKLEALRDLGVTAIELLPLADFKGSRNWGYDGVLPYAPDSAYGTPDDLRRLVDRAHSLGLMVFLDVVYNHFGPAGNYLNAYAKSFFTERHQTPWGAGINFDGKTSGEVVRDYFVHNSLYWLEEFHVDGLRFDAVHAILDDSEKHFLGELAERIRAAHPHRPIHLMLENEANQASWLERDGAGKPRFHSAQWADDTHHGWHILLTGEDSGYYESFADKPAAHLARSLAEGFAYQGEPFKTLDDHPRGEPSGHLPPSAFVTFLQNHDQVGNRALGERLSHLADPSRLALARAGLLLSPQIPMLWMGEEWSASTPFLFFVDFAPDEELNKAVRDGRRREFKSFAAFADEEKAKTIPDPTAEETFRRSALDWAERDRPGHREVLADTTALLRLRQREVVPLTKTAWRGGRYALPRPDVIDVTWSYAGGSLRFVGAFGGEPYELATLPGRVVWRSPAVSEGENGSLVLPAWSGVFVKEVR; encoded by the coding sequence ATGCGGCGCGCCCACAGCATGCCATTCGGTGCGGAGATCGGACCGGAGGGCGTGCGTTTCGCTCTCTGGGCTCCGACCGCGACGAGCGTCGCCCTGGTTCTCGACGGGACCGAACACGACCTCCCCGATGGGGGCGAGGGCTGGCGCCGCCTGACCGTGCCGGGCGTGCGGGCGGGCACCCGCTACGGCTACCGGATCGACGGCGACCTCGTCGTGCCCGATCCCGCCTCGCGCTTCCAGCCGGAGGACGTTTCGGGGCTCTCCGAGGTGATCGACCCGGCGGCCTTCGCCTGGACCGACCGGGACTGGGCCGGGCGCCCCTTCGAGGAGACGGTGATCTACGAGTGCCACGTCGGCACCGCGACGCCGGAGGGGACCTACGCGGCGCTCGCCGGCAAGCTCGAGGCCCTGCGCGACCTGGGCGTCACCGCGATCGAGCTCCTGCCGCTCGCCGACTTCAAGGGCAGCCGCAACTGGGGCTATGACGGCGTGCTGCCCTACGCGCCGGATTCCGCCTACGGCACGCCCGACGACCTGCGCCGTCTCGTCGACAGGGCCCATTCCCTCGGCCTGATGGTCTTCCTCGACGTCGTCTACAATCACTTCGGGCCGGCCGGGAACTATCTCAACGCCTACGCCAAGTCGTTCTTCACCGAGCGCCACCAGACGCCGTGGGGCGCGGGCATCAACTTCGACGGCAAGACCAGCGGCGAGGTGGTGCGGGACTACTTCGTCCACAACTCCCTGTACTGGCTGGAGGAGTTCCACGTCGACGGCCTGCGCTTCGACGCCGTCCACGCGATCCTGGACGATTCGGAGAAGCACTTCCTCGGCGAGCTGGCCGAGCGCATCCGCGCGGCTCACCCCCACCGGCCGATCCACCTGATGCTCGAGAACGAGGCCAACCAGGCCTCGTGGCTGGAGCGCGACGGGGCGGGGAAGCCGCGCTTCCACAGCGCGCAATGGGCGGACGACACCCATCACGGCTGGCACATCCTGCTCACCGGCGAGGATTCCGGCTACTACGAGAGCTTCGCCGACAAGCCGGCCGCCCACCTCGCCCGCAGCCTTGCGGAGGGCTTCGCCTACCAGGGCGAGCCGTTCAAGACCCTCGACGACCATCCCCGCGGCGAGCCCTCCGGCCACCTGCCGCCCTCGGCCTTCGTCACCTTCCTGCAGAACCACGACCAGGTCGGCAACCGGGCGCTCGGCGAGCGGCTGAGCCACCTTGCCGATCCGTCGAGGCTGGCGCTCGCCCGGGCCGGGCTGCTCCTCAGCCCGCAGATCCCGATGCTGTGGATGGGCGAGGAATGGTCGGCCTCGACGCCGTTCCTGTTCTTCGTCGATTTCGCCCCCGACGAGGAGCTGAACAAGGCGGTCCGCGACGGGAGGCGGCGCGAGTTCAAGAGCTTCGCGGCCTTCGCCGACGAGGAGAAGGCCAAGACCATTCCCGATCCCACTGCCGAGGAGACGTTCCGGCGCTCGGCCCTCGATTGGGCGGAGCGCGACCGCCCGGGCCATCGCGAGGTCCTGGCCGACACGACCGCGCTCCTGCGCTTACGCCAGCGCGAGGTGGTGCCGCTGACGAAGACCGCCTGGCGGGGCGGGCGCTACGCGCTGCCGCGGCCCGACGTGATCGACGTGACCTGGTCCTACGCCGGCGGCTCCCTGCGATTCGTCGGCGCATTCGGGGGCGAGCCCTACGAACTCGCCACGCTGCCCGGCCGCGTCGTCTGGCGCTCGCCGGCCGTGTCCGAGGGCGAGAACGGTTCCCTGGTCCTGCCCGCCTGGTCGGGCGTGTTCGTGAAAGAGGTACGTTGA
- a CDS encoding malto-oligosyltrehalose synthase, which produces MAVTEDVVARLADEAGIAADYTDAFGQRVETPLDVRRGLLAALGLPAGTEEEARASLDRIHSLRHGLVPPLVPVEARRAARVPVRPGEAAGTVSWRIVDERGTARDGRVALGPETDAIELPPLTPGYHRLTVTLGESRAEATVIAAPQRCWRPRALGDEGARDWGLAAQLYGLRSETNLGIGTYADAGRAAADAGARGAAFLGLSPVHALFSTDRQKVSPYSPSSRLFLETLFVDPTTLPGLAGSPAEHLLRDSAPEIARLRDASLVDHAGVWQVLSPVLEALWQDSPARAGRDTEFLTFRAAFGENLEAHATFEALAEHFSQAGAHWLGDWPEAYRRNGTPEVSAFAAEHQERVSYHAWLQFLADRQLARAAQAGLASGMRLGLYRDLAVGADRGGSEVWSHPERFAAGLSIGAPPDILAPNGQDWGLPPFDPLELERDGLAAFRALVQANMRHAGAIRIDHAFQLARLFLIPVGQGAKGGAYVAMPFDAMLAVLRLESHRAKCLVIAEDLGTAPAGFSDALMQAGILSYRILSFERGDGGAFKRPAEYPRDALCAITTHDLPTFVGWWRGVDTELRQSLGLYDADRAGAEREERVHERRRLAEALHQEGLIPTNEVPAEPPFEAAVRFLARAPSVLTAVQYEDILGEVSQANMPGVTEGYPNWRRKLDRDLAAIAAPGGPLAKLASSLSAEERGPRSGAARLASPPPRATYRLQFHKDFTFDHAARIVPYLAKLGISHVYASPIHKARPGSMHGYDIVDHREINPELGGEEAFIRFSDTLKAHGLKFLLDIVPNHMGVGGADNPWWLSVLEWGALSPAADAFDIDWGRLGARNKLVVPFLGDRYGEALEKGDLKLAFDPEEGGFSVWHFEHRFPVNPLSYPIILDRALAALPEVGDEASAEVLSISERLRRMGDETHHDRLAAFPEEAEGLKRRLAHAVAASSHLKTAIDRAVTLVNGFKGHPDSFGALHRILEAQAYRLAHWRVAASDINYRRFFDVNSLAGLKVEDRRVFEGAHAMLFRQIREGRIDGLRIDHIDGLADPAGYARALQAALGPGFYIVVEKILEPGEKLRPWPIAGTTGYDVLNQIDGLFVDQGRREAVAGLYAGATGMDEPYAWLLRNVKGEILETSFASELEVLTSDLKQVADADRRTRDFSVNALRQALSEIIARFPVYRSYLPQELDEGEIEAEDLKLIGDTVRKAKRRSRLPDRSVHDFAQAVLLGRLDTEGPGRPDPEVVRRFRRRFQQLTGPVMAKSLEDTLFYRYVELLGLNEVGGDPGEYGLSAEHFHALQAARARDWPNAMITTATHDTKRGEDARTRLLALSEIPQEWGEAWALWGRLVQPHLSEVEGEAAPDANDQWMFLQAILGAWPLELLTETPDPSSVEEFRERLGAYAEKAMREGKRRSSWVNVDEAYEGAVSRLFDALVAPGSDFLREFWPFAERLARVGMVTGLARSALKCTLPGLPDIYQGTEFWDFSFVDPDNRRPVDYAEREAALGQDVALEDLLAAWPDGRIKQAVLARLLADRGAHPGFYAEADYTPVAAEGQGAERVVAFLRQDATVGSEAGDLLVAVPRRVAAGDGPRLAGSFAGTVLPVPEGGVWRDLVTGDEVRAEGGRLHVERLFARLPLAVLRHSAS; this is translated from the coding sequence ATGGCCGTGACCGAGGATGTCGTCGCGCGGCTCGCCGATGAGGCGGGCATCGCCGCGGACTACACCGACGCCTTCGGCCAGCGCGTCGAGACCCCGCTCGACGTGCGCCGGGGCCTCCTCGCTGCCCTCGGCCTGCCGGCCGGCACCGAGGAAGAGGCGCGGGCGAGCCTGGACCGCATCCATTCCCTGCGCCACGGCCTCGTGCCGCCGCTGGTCCCGGTCGAGGCCAGGCGCGCCGCCCGGGTGCCGGTGAGGCCGGGCGAGGCCGCAGGCACGGTGAGCTGGCGCATCGTCGACGAGCGGGGCACCGCCCGTGACGGCCGCGTCGCGCTCGGCCCCGAGACCGACGCGATCGAGCTGCCGCCGCTCACCCCCGGCTACCACCGCCTCACCGTGACGCTCGGCGAGAGCCGCGCCGAGGCGACGGTGATCGCCGCTCCCCAGCGCTGCTGGCGCCCGCGCGCGCTCGGCGACGAGGGCGCCCGGGACTGGGGCCTTGCCGCGCAGCTCTACGGCCTGCGCTCGGAGACCAATCTCGGCATCGGCACCTACGCCGATGCCGGCCGGGCCGCGGCGGATGCCGGCGCGAGGGGCGCGGCGTTCCTCGGCCTGAGCCCGGTCCACGCCCTGTTCTCGACCGATCGCCAGAAGGTCTCGCCCTACTCGCCGTCCTCGCGCCTGTTCCTCGAGACGCTGTTCGTTGACCCGACGACGCTCCCGGGCCTGGCCGGCAGCCCCGCCGAGCACCTGCTGAGGGACTCGGCGCCCGAGATCGCGCGCCTGCGCGACGCCTCCCTGGTCGACCATGCCGGCGTCTGGCAGGTGCTGAGCCCGGTGCTCGAGGCCCTGTGGCAGGATTCGCCGGCCCGGGCCGGACGGGACACTGAGTTCCTGACCTTCCGGGCCGCCTTCGGCGAGAACCTGGAGGCCCATGCCACCTTCGAGGCCCTGGCGGAGCATTTCTCGCAGGCAGGCGCCCACTGGCTCGGCGACTGGCCGGAGGCCTACCGCCGCAACGGCACGCCGGAGGTCTCAGCGTTCGCGGCCGAGCATCAGGAGCGGGTCTCCTACCACGCCTGGCTGCAGTTCCTCGCCGACCGGCAGCTCGCCCGCGCGGCGCAAGCGGGCCTGGCCTCGGGGATGCGCCTCGGGCTCTACCGCGACCTCGCGGTCGGCGCCGATCGCGGCGGCTCGGAGGTCTGGTCGCACCCTGAGCGCTTCGCCGCGGGCCTGTCGATCGGCGCGCCGCCGGACATCCTGGCCCCGAACGGCCAGGATTGGGGGCTTCCGCCCTTCGACCCGCTGGAGCTGGAGCGCGACGGTCTCGCGGCCTTCCGGGCCCTCGTCCAGGCCAACATGCGGCACGCCGGCGCGATCCGCATCGACCACGCCTTCCAGCTCGCCCGGCTGTTCCTGATCCCGGTGGGGCAGGGCGCGAAGGGCGGCGCCTACGTGGCGATGCCGTTCGACGCGATGCTGGCGGTGCTGCGCCTGGAGAGCCACCGGGCGAAGTGCCTCGTCATCGCGGAAGACCTCGGCACCGCGCCGGCCGGGTTCTCCGACGCCCTGATGCAGGCCGGCATCCTGAGCTACCGCATCCTGTCCTTCGAGCGGGGCGACGGCGGCGCGTTCAAGCGCCCGGCCGAGTACCCGCGCGACGCGCTCTGCGCCATCACCACCCACGACCTGCCGACCTTCGTCGGCTGGTGGCGCGGGGTTGACACGGAACTCCGCCAGTCGCTCGGCCTCTACGACGCCGACCGGGCCGGGGCCGAACGCGAGGAGCGGGTGCACGAGCGCCGGCGCCTCGCGGAAGCCCTCCACCAGGAGGGCCTGATTCCGACGAACGAGGTGCCGGCCGAGCCGCCCTTCGAGGCCGCGGTGCGGTTCCTCGCCCGCGCCCCGTCGGTGCTCACGGCGGTGCAGTACGAGGACATCCTCGGCGAGGTGAGCCAGGCCAACATGCCGGGCGTCACCGAGGGCTACCCGAACTGGCGCCGCAAGCTCGACCGCGACCTCGCGGCAATCGCCGCCCCCGGCGGGCCGCTGGCCAAGCTCGCCTCGTCGCTCTCGGCCGAGGAGCGCGGACCGCGCTCGGGGGCCGCGCGCCTCGCCTCGCCGCCGCCGCGGGCGACCTACCGGCTGCAATTCCACAAGGACTTCACCTTCGACCACGCCGCGAGGATCGTCCCGTATCTCGCGAAGCTCGGCATCAGCCACGTCTACGCCTCGCCGATCCACAAGGCGCGGCCGGGCTCGATGCACGGCTACGACATCGTCGACCACCGCGAGATCAACCCGGAGCTCGGCGGCGAGGAGGCGTTCATCCGCTTCAGCGACACGCTGAAGGCCCACGGCCTCAAGTTCCTGCTCGACATCGTGCCCAACCACATGGGCGTCGGCGGCGCCGACAACCCGTGGTGGCTCTCGGTGCTCGAATGGGGCGCCCTGTCGCCGGCGGCCGACGCCTTCGACATCGACTGGGGCCGGCTCGGTGCCCGCAACAAGCTCGTCGTGCCGTTCCTCGGCGACCGCTACGGCGAGGCCCTGGAGAAGGGCGACCTCAAGCTCGCCTTCGACCCGGAGGAGGGCGGCTTCAGCGTCTGGCACTTCGAGCACCGCTTCCCGGTCAACCCGCTGAGCTACCCGATCATCCTCGACCGGGCGCTGGCGGCCCTGCCGGAGGTCGGCGACGAGGCCTCGGCGGAAGTGCTGTCGATCTCCGAGCGCCTGCGCCGGATGGGCGACGAGACCCACCACGACCGTCTCGCCGCCTTCCCGGAGGAGGCGGAAGGCTTGAAGCGGCGCCTCGCCCACGCGGTCGCGGCCTCGAGCCACCTCAAGACCGCGATCGACCGGGCGGTGACCCTGGTCAACGGGTTCAAGGGCCATCCCGACAGCTTCGGGGCGCTGCACCGGATCCTGGAAGCCCAGGCTTACCGGCTGGCCCATTGGCGGGTCGCGGCGAGCGACATCAACTACCGCCGCTTCTTCGACGTGAACTCGCTCGCCGGGCTCAAGGTCGAGGACAGGCGGGTGTTCGAGGGCGCCCACGCGATGCTCTTCCGCCAGATCCGCGAGGGGCGGATCGACGGGCTGCGCATCGACCACATCGACGGACTCGCCGACCCGGCGGGCTACGCCCGCGCGCTCCAGGCGGCGCTCGGGCCCGGCTTCTACATCGTGGTCGAGAAGATCCTCGAGCCGGGCGAGAAGCTGCGTCCGTGGCCGATCGCCGGCACCACCGGCTACGACGTGCTCAACCAGATCGACGGGCTGTTCGTCGACCAGGGCAGGCGCGAGGCGGTGGCCGGGCTCTATGCCGGGGCGACCGGCATGGACGAGCCCTATGCTTGGCTCCTGCGCAACGTGAAGGGCGAGATCCTGGAGACCAGCTTCGCCAGCGAGCTGGAAGTCCTGACCTCGGACCTGAAGCAGGTCGCGGATGCCGACCGGCGCACCCGCGACTTCTCGGTCAATGCCCTGCGCCAGGCCCTGTCCGAGATCATCGCCCGCTTCCCGGTCTATCGCAGCTACCTGCCGCAGGAGCTCGACGAGGGCGAGATCGAGGCCGAGGACCTGAAGCTCATCGGCGACACCGTGCGCAAGGCCAAGCGCCGCTCGCGCCTGCCCGACCGCTCGGTGCACGACTTCGCGCAGGCCGTGCTCCTCGGGCGTCTCGACACCGAGGGGCCGGGCCGCCCCGATCCCGAGGTGGTGCGCCGCTTCCGCCGCCGCTTCCAGCAGCTCACCGGCCCGGTGATGGCAAAGAGCCTGGAGGACACCCTGTTCTACCGCTACGTCGAGCTGCTCGGGCTCAACGAGGTCGGGGGCGATCCGGGCGAGTACGGCCTGTCGGCGGAGCATTTCCACGCGCTCCAGGCGGCCCGTGCCCGCGACTGGCCGAACGCGATGATCACGACCGCCACCCACGACACCAAGCGCGGCGAGGATGCCCGCACCCGGCTCCTCGCCCTCTCGGAGATCCCGCAGGAATGGGGCGAGGCCTGGGCCCTGTGGGGTCGGCTGGTGCAGCCGCACCTCTCGGAGGTCGAGGGCGAGGCGGCGCCCGACGCCAACGACCAGTGGATGTTTCTGCAGGCGATCCTCGGCGCCTGGCCGCTGGAACTGCTGACGGAGACGCCGGACCCGTCGTCCGTCGAGGAGTTCCGCGAGCGGCTCGGCGCCTATGCCGAGAAGGCGATGCGCGAGGGCAAGCGCCGGTCTAGCTGGGTCAACGTCGACGAGGCCTACGAGGGCGCGGTCTCCAGGCTCTTCGACGCCCTGGTGGCGCCGGGCTCGGACTTCCTGCGCGAGTTCTGGCCCTTCGCCGAACGGCTGGCGCGGGTCGGCATGGTGACGGGGCTCGCCCGCTCGGCACTGAAATGCACACTGCCTGGCCTGCCCGACATCTACCAGGGCACGGAGTTCTGGGACTTCTCCTTCGTCGATCCCGACAACCGCCGCCCGGTCGACTACGCCGAGCGCGAGGCGGCGCTCGGGCAGGACGTGGCGCTGGAGGACCTGCTCGCCGCCTGGCCGGACGGGCGGATCAAGCAGGCGGTGCTGGCCCGGCTGCTCGCCGACCGCGGCGCCCATCCCGGCTTCTACGCCGAGGCCGACTACACCCCGGTCGCGGCCGAGGGGCAGGGGGCGGAGCGCGTCGTCGCCTTCCTGCGCCAGGACGCGACCGTGGGCTCCGAGGCCGGCGACCTCCTGGTGGCGGTGCCCCGCCGCGTCGCGGCCGGGGACGGCCCGCGCCTCGCAGGGTCGTTCGCCGGGACCGTGCTGCCGGTGCCGGAGGGCGGCGTCTGGCGCGACCTGGTGACCGGCGACGAGGTGCGGGCGGAGGGCGGTCGGCTGCACGTCGAGCGACTCTTCGCACGTTTGCCCCTGGCGGTTCTGCGTCACTCCGCCAGTTGA